In Brevibacillus brevis, a genomic segment contains:
- a CDS encoding DUF1146 family protein has product MSQEVYGFLSIVLNIVFIGLSWWALQSFRFEKILKRPNGAQAKLLQIFLSIVVGYEISRFFLDYLGWSLTFGNLFS; this is encoded by the coding sequence GTGTCGCAAGAAGTGTACGGTTTTTTGAGCATTGTGCTGAACATCGTGTTCATCGGGCTCAGCTGGTGGGCGCTTCAATCGTTCCGTTTCGAAAAGATCCTCAAACGGCCGAACGGAGCACAGGCCAAGCTGCTCCAAATCTTTTTGTCTATTGTAGTGGGCTACGAGATTTCCCGGTTTTTCCTGGATTATCTGGGCTGGTCGCTCACGTTTGGCAACCTGTTTTCCTAA
- a CDS encoding YwmB family TATA-box binding protein, whose product MKREEGSIMGKRSGWLALAVALVVCMGAVYLMPAGAAEEKPAAAQLLQAMEDSGATATEVQVRARTSIGLVSSPEEVEELAKGWAKQLEIPFTHVEISRKNQMLAYQTETTQGGVQIRYEVSGVAKNGSFDTYVVWQLKGSRQSLLYMEQLQESFANALKKADFIPQISTCIRGMYNVKMSVDQQEGKILSIFRSLHATEIERLQDETVVSISGYTRAWEPFIALNGQKMNLQVATHRDSDDAGTWITVGTPIITVEY is encoded by the coding sequence TTGAAACGGGAAGAGGGATCAATCATGGGGAAAAGGTCAGGGTGGTTGGCGCTGGCAGTGGCGCTTGTCGTGTGCATGGGAGCAGTCTATTTGATGCCTGCCGGGGCTGCAGAAGAAAAGCCGGCAGCCGCACAGCTGCTCCAGGCAATGGAAGACTCCGGTGCCACGGCTACCGAAGTGCAGGTGCGTGCACGTACCTCGATAGGACTCGTCAGCAGCCCGGAGGAAGTCGAAGAGTTGGCCAAAGGGTGGGCAAAACAGCTAGAGATTCCTTTTACCCATGTCGAAATCTCGCGGAAAAACCAGATGCTCGCATATCAGACAGAAACCACGCAAGGCGGCGTCCAGATCCGCTACGAGGTGTCAGGCGTTGCCAAAAATGGTTCGTTTGACACATATGTAGTGTGGCAGCTCAAAGGAAGCCGTCAATCTCTACTATATATGGAACAATTACAGGAATCGTTCGCGAATGCCCTGAAAAAAGCCGACTTCATTCCGCAAATTAGCACTTGTATTCGCGGAATGTACAATGTTAAGATGAGTGTTGACCAACAGGAGGGTAAGATTTTGTCGATTTTTCGTTCCCTCCACGCAACAGAAATTGAACGTTTGCAGGATGAGACGGTTGTCAGCATTTCCGGGTATACCCGCGCATGGGAACCATTCATCGCGTTAAACGGACAGAAGATGAATCTACAGGTGGCGACCCATCGGGACAGCGATGATGCAGGAACGTGGATCACCGTAGGCACACCAATCATCACAGTGGAATATTAG
- the murA gene encoding UDP-N-acetylglucosamine 1-carboxyvinyltransferase codes for MDKIIVRGGKALSGNVKVSGAKNAVLPIIAASILAEEGTCVISDVPALDDVRTICDLLKSMGISLTYDHEVLTVNAAKLTSVEASYELVRKMRASFLVMGPLLARQGRARVALPGGCAIGTRPIDQHLKGFEAMGAKIEIGQGFIEASVEGRLKGAKIYLDIASVGATENIMMAAALAEGTTVIENAAEEPEIVDLANFLNRMGAKIRGAGTGSIRIEGVDKMKGCTHCVIPDRIEAGTFMVAAAITGGDVFVEGAICDHLKSVTAKLREMGVEVDEQENGIRVRRTGPLKAVDLKTLPYPGFPTDMQSQMMALLLVSEGTSIVTETVFENRFMHVEEFRRMNANIKIEGRSAIVEGGSKLTGSKVAATDLRAGAALVLAGLVSEGETEVSALHHIDRGYVNFTEKLQALGADVERVTKEKPKTREASVPETVKVSFSPNFA; via the coding sequence TTGGATAAAATTATTGTCCGCGGTGGTAAGGCATTGTCGGGGAATGTAAAAGTCTCCGGCGCCAAAAATGCCGTGCTCCCTATTATTGCAGCATCTATCCTGGCCGAAGAAGGGACATGCGTCATCTCGGATGTGCCGGCTCTCGACGATGTCAGGACAATCTGCGACCTCTTGAAATCGATGGGAATCTCCCTTACATATGATCATGAAGTGTTGACTGTAAATGCTGCCAAGCTGACCAGCGTGGAAGCATCCTACGAACTCGTCCGCAAAATGCGCGCATCCTTTTTGGTAATGGGGCCGCTCTTGGCAAGACAAGGACGTGCCAGAGTCGCTCTTCCAGGCGGTTGTGCCATTGGTACAAGGCCGATCGATCAGCACCTGAAAGGGTTCGAGGCGATGGGAGCCAAAATCGAGATCGGACAAGGCTTCATCGAGGCGAGTGTCGAGGGTCGCTTGAAAGGCGCGAAAATTTATCTTGATATCGCAAGTGTAGGGGCTACGGAGAATATCATGATGGCAGCTGCGTTGGCAGAAGGGACCACCGTGATTGAAAACGCGGCGGAAGAGCCGGAAATCGTAGATTTGGCCAACTTCCTCAATCGGATGGGTGCGAAAATCCGGGGTGCCGGTACGGGCTCGATTCGCATTGAAGGGGTAGACAAGATGAAGGGGTGCACCCATTGCGTCATTCCGGACCGGATCGAAGCGGGGACCTTTATGGTTGCGGCTGCGATTACGGGCGGGGATGTCTTCGTGGAAGGCGCGATTTGCGATCACCTCAAATCCGTCACCGCCAAATTGCGGGAGATGGGCGTAGAAGTGGACGAGCAGGAAAACGGCATTCGCGTCCGTCGCACGGGTCCGCTGAAAGCCGTGGATCTCAAGACATTGCCGTATCCAGGCTTCCCGACGGACATGCAGTCGCAAATGATGGCGCTCTTGCTCGTGTCGGAAGGGACCAGCATCGTCACCGAAACGGTTTTTGAAAATCGCTTCATGCACGTGGAAGAATTCCGCCGCATGAATGCCAACATCAAAATCGAGGGACGCAGTGCGATCGTCGAGGGCGGCTCCAAGCTGACCGGAAGCAAAGTCGCCGCAACGGATTTGCGTGCGGGAGCAGCGCTCGTGCTGGCAGGTCTCGTCTCGGAAGGCGAGACGGAGGTGTCCGCGCTCCATCACATCGACCGCGGTTATGTGAACTTTACGGAAAAGCTGCAAGCGCTGGGAGCGGATGTCGAGCGGGTCACGAAGGAAAAGCCGAAGACTCGTGAAGCTTCTGTTCCGGAAACGGTAAAGGTCAGCTTCTCTCCTAATTTTGCTTGA